Proteins encoded in a region of the Phoenix dactylifera cultivar Barhee BC4 chromosome 3, palm_55x_up_171113_PBpolish2nd_filt_p, whole genome shotgun sequence genome:
- the LOC103717494 gene encoding protein trichome birefringence-like 33 isoform X1, giving the protein MKPLSLHSMSSSFYLISLSLITFLAFLYAAGFTSILKKSFLNSKLLEYSAQVQEESISNIPKQEKDVGMPFAVGRTEEGCDVFDGRWVYDEVSRPHYGEHECRYISAQARCQAYGRPDKAYQRWRWQPHGCSLPSFNATFMLEKLRGKRMMFVGDSLARGQFTSMACLLRRASSKFAKSHKHFRSHGILRARKHNATIEFYWAPFLVESNCDNATVHKITDRIVNVHPESINKHAPNWKGVDVLIFNTYMWWIRDTNIKTLQRSVKWGLEYVKEMKKEDAYRLVLKRMVRWVEENIDPEKTRVFFTSLSPTHYRSIEWGGKPDGTCYNQTTPITDPTYWGSSASKSMMRVVEQVLGESKIPIIVLNITKLSAFRKDAHASIYKQQMHELMPEQLANPNSYADCTHWCLPGLQDTWNVMLYTKLFYP; this is encoded by the exons ATGAAGCCTCTCTCCCTCCACTCCATGAGCTCTTCTTTCTACCTCATCTCCCTATCCCTCATCACGTTTCTAGCCTTCCTCTATGCCGCGGGTTTCACCTCAATCCTCAAGaaatcatttctgaactctAAATTGCTGGAATACTCGGCtcaagtacaagaagaatccATATCAAACATACCAAAACAAG AGAAGGATGTCGGCATGCCATTTGCCGTTGGGAGGACGGAGGAGGGGTGCGATGTGTTCGATGGCAGATGGGTCTACGATGAGGTCTCGAGGCCTCACTATGGTGAGCATGAATGCCGTTACATCTCGGCTCAGGCGAGGTGTCAAGCTTACGGAAGGCCCGACAAGGCGTACCAGCGTTGGAGATGGCAGCCTCATGGCTGTTCTCTTCCAAG CTTCAATGCCACTTTTATGCTCGAGAAGCTCCGAGGGAAGCGAATGATGTTCGTCGGTGACTCCTTGGCTAGGGGCCAGTTCACGTCAATGGCATGTCTTCTTCGGCGTGCCAGCTCCAAGTTTGCAAAATCCCATAAGCACTTCAGATCGCATGGCATCTTAAGAGCTCGG AAACACAATGCTACAATCGAGTTCTATTGGGCTCCATTTCTTGTCGAATCGAACTGCGACAATGCTACAGTGCACAAAATTACAGATAGAATAGTAAATGTACATCCAGAATCCATCAATAAGCATGCTCCCAATTGGAAGGGAGTTGATGTTTTGATCTTCAATACATATATGTGGTGGATAAGAGACACAAACATCAAGACATT GCAAAGGTCTGTCAAGTGGGGTTTGgaatatgtcaaggagatgAAGAAAGAGGATGCCTATAGACTGGTGTTGAAGAGGATGGTGAGGTGGGTGGAGGAGAACATAGATCCCGAGAAGACCAGGGTCTTCTTCACAAGCCTGTCACCTACTCATTATAG GAGTATTGAATGGGGAGGCAAGCCTGATGGTACTTGCTACAATCAAACAACTCCAATCACTGATCCAACATATTGGGGTTCCAGTGCCAGCAAAAGCATGATGCGAGTGGTCGAACAAGTTCTAGGTGAGAGTAAGATCCCCATTATTGTCCTCAACATCACCAAGCTCTCAGCATTTCGCAAGGATGCACACGCTTCGATCTATAAACAACAAATGCACGAGTTGATGCCTGAACAACTGGCCAACCCTAATAGCTATGCCGATTGCACCCACTGGTGCTTGCCGGGTCTCCAGGACACTTGGAATGTGATGTTGTACACCAAACTCTTCTATCCATAA
- the LOC103717495 gene encoding protein trichome birefringence-like 33, with product MMEETLYSNSRNKVQPSKLRRIFRSLAQMKPTSSPQRKSSFSFYALTLSFVVFVTVLYGEDFSCILRQPFLKSLQLQGAEKQEESIATQEEDAVLPFAIGRTEKRCDVFNGTWVYDNVTRPYYAEPDCPFIQPQLKCQAYGRKDRAYQNWRWQPHGCSLPSFNATFMLEMLRGKRMMFVGDSLNRGQFLSMVCLLQRAVPKGFKSIQIVGSLTVFKAENYNATLMFYWAPFLVESNSDNAIVHRVKDRIVRARSIDKHAQHWKGVDIMVFNTYMWWMTGQKMKILRGSFDGDLKDIKEMETEEAYRLALRSMVRWVEKNMNPGKTRVFFTSMSPAHERSMEWGGEPDGNCHNETTPILDNPAYWGFASSKSIMQVVKKVLSKSKVPIMVLNITQLSEYRKDAHTSIYKKQWNKLTPEQLANPRSYADCVHWCLPGLQDTWNELLYTKLFFP from the exons ATGATGGAGGAAACTTTGTATTCAAATTCTAGGAACAAGGTCCAACCGTCCAAGCTAAGGCGTATTTTCCGCTCATTAGCTCAAATGAAGCCCACCTCCTCTCCCCAGAGAAAGAGCTCCTTCTCCTTCTATGCCCTTACTCTATCATTCGTCGTCTTCGTGACCGTCCTCTATGGTGAAGACTTCAGCTGCATCTTAAGGCAACCGTTTCTGAAATCCCTACAGCTCCAAGGcgcagaaaaacaagaagaatcCATAGCAACACAAG AGGAGGATGCTGTCTTACCATTTGCCATCGGAAGGACGGAGAAGAGGTGCGACGTGTTCAACGGTACATGGGTCTATGACAATGTAACAAGGCCTTACTACGCTGAGCCAGATTGCCCTTTCATCCAGCCTCAGCTGAAGTGCCAAGCTTATGGGAGGAAAGACAGGGCATACCAGAACTGGAGATGGCAACCTCATGGATGCTCTCTGCCAAG CTTTAATGCCACCTTTATGCTTGAAATGCTCCGAGGGAAGCGAATGATGTTCGTCGGAGACTCCTTAAATCGGGGTCAGTTCCTCTCCATGGTATGTCTCCTACAGCGTGCTGTTCCAAAGGgcttcaaatctattcaaatcgtTGGATCACTTACCGTCTTTAAAGCTGAG AACTACAATGCTACGCTCATGTTCTACTGGGCTCCTTTTCTGGTGGAATCAAACTCTGATAATGCCATCGTGCACCGGGTGAAGGATAGAATAGTTCGTGCCAGGTCCATTGACAAGCACGCCCAACACTGGAAGGGAGTCGATATCATGGTCTTCAACACCTATATGTGGTGGATGACAGGCCAAAAGATGAAGATATT GCGTGGGTCTTTCGACGGGGATTTAAAGGATATTAAGGAGATGGAAACAGAGGAAGCGTATCGTTTGGCGTTGAGGAGTATGGTGAGATGGGTAGAGAAGAACATGAATCCAGGGAAGACCAGGGTCTTCTTCACGAGCATGTCGCCTGCTCATGAGAG GAGCATGGAATGGGGAGGTGAGCCAGATGGTAATTGTCACAACGAAACAACTCCAATTCTCGACAACCCAGCATACTGGGGATTTGCTTCTAGTAAAAGCATAATGCAAGTTGTCAAGAAAGTTTTAAGCAAATCAAAAGTTCCCATCATGGTTCTGAACATCACCCAACTCTCAGAGTATCGCAAGGATGCACATACCTCGATTTACAAGAAGCAGTGGAATAAGTTGACACCTGAGCAATTGGCAAACCCTAGAAGCTATGCTGATTGTGTCCACTGGTGTTTGCCTGGCCTACAAGATACTTGGAATGAGCTTTTGTACACCAAGCTCTTTTTTCCTTAA
- the LOC103717494 gene encoding protein trichome birefringence-like 33 isoform X3: MPFAVGRTEEGCDVFDGRWVYDEVSRPHYGEHECRYISAQARCQAYGRPDKAYQRWRWQPHGCSLPSFNATFMLEKLRGKRMMFVGDSLARGQFTSMACLLRRASSKFAKSHKHFRSHGILRARKHNATIEFYWAPFLVESNCDNATVHKITDRIVNVHPESINKHAPNWKGVDVLIFNTYMWWIRDTNIKTLQRSVKWGLEYVKEMKKEDAYRLVLKRMVRWVEENIDPEKTRVFFTSLSPTHYRSIEWGGKPDGTCYNQTTPITDPTYWGSSASKSMMRVVEQVLGESKIPIIVLNITKLSAFRKDAHASIYKQQMHELMPEQLANPNSYADCTHWCLPGLQDTWNVMLYTKLFYP; the protein is encoded by the exons ATGCCATTTGCCGTTGGGAGGACGGAGGAGGGGTGCGATGTGTTCGATGGCAGATGGGTCTACGATGAGGTCTCGAGGCCTCACTATGGTGAGCATGAATGCCGTTACATCTCGGCTCAGGCGAGGTGTCAAGCTTACGGAAGGCCCGACAAGGCGTACCAGCGTTGGAGATGGCAGCCTCATGGCTGTTCTCTTCCAAG CTTCAATGCCACTTTTATGCTCGAGAAGCTCCGAGGGAAGCGAATGATGTTCGTCGGTGACTCCTTGGCTAGGGGCCAGTTCACGTCAATGGCATGTCTTCTTCGGCGTGCCAGCTCCAAGTTTGCAAAATCCCATAAGCACTTCAGATCGCATGGCATCTTAAGAGCTCGG AAACACAATGCTACAATCGAGTTCTATTGGGCTCCATTTCTTGTCGAATCGAACTGCGACAATGCTACAGTGCACAAAATTACAGATAGAATAGTAAATGTACATCCAGAATCCATCAATAAGCATGCTCCCAATTGGAAGGGAGTTGATGTTTTGATCTTCAATACATATATGTGGTGGATAAGAGACACAAACATCAAGACATT GCAAAGGTCTGTCAAGTGGGGTTTGgaatatgtcaaggagatgAAGAAAGAGGATGCCTATAGACTGGTGTTGAAGAGGATGGTGAGGTGGGTGGAGGAGAACATAGATCCCGAGAAGACCAGGGTCTTCTTCACAAGCCTGTCACCTACTCATTATAG GAGTATTGAATGGGGAGGCAAGCCTGATGGTACTTGCTACAATCAAACAACTCCAATCACTGATCCAACATATTGGGGTTCCAGTGCCAGCAAAAGCATGATGCGAGTGGTCGAACAAGTTCTAGGTGAGAGTAAGATCCCCATTATTGTCCTCAACATCACCAAGCTCTCAGCATTTCGCAAGGATGCACACGCTTCGATCTATAAACAACAAATGCACGAGTTGATGCCTGAACAACTGGCCAACCCTAATAGCTATGCCGATTGCACCCACTGGTGCTTGCCGGGTCTCCAGGACACTTGGAATGTGATGTTGTACACCAAACTCTTCTATCCATAA
- the LOC103717516 gene encoding uncharacterized protein LOC103717516, producing the protein MAFGAKENILYIRRPNYRLFCNHLFIISFFIVILYKFFPTLFALLVTSSPITICTALLLGIILTCGDKKTPKIDEDRKTQIFSSHKTRVFPNVESRRKVKKMTVREAVSHDERATDNNKAKAQNDRYGSYENCMAANSSVKQDKRGAYRDKKVTEERKIHDCGFAKKKEVSAEGLAKGVLKTREDIGSLTTSDQKNSEGLKLEGEKSTLNTRRHSTLREAWDHLDRYDASSSSESDQAECSSPDAASMADIMPMLDELHLLLDSEPPQPALVSKENSDVASIQSSDVGSVEEEAENVEDEDDEEVQDEKDDKTKSVVSWTADDQKNLVELGKSEMERNQRLESLIARRRARKFLEKNLICLDNNDSLPSIEDLSRFQIEIPSVFPPRRNPFDLPHDLDEIPLSAPPRLVPGRNPFDLPLDQAYESNSPPMENLSHQEVVTDPQRDMLLRRHDSFTSGASFLGDLREERRASRLKPFFVAEKKDEEETDFNVPRQSSEGSDSTVISPKSYTIQDPLANHDTSPAERGSQSSEGVDEVDVKQVESKKAKQAVDSHITYPVYDSSSSATEKTN; encoded by the coding sequence ATGGCATTTGGGGCGAAGGAAAACATTTTATATATCAGAAGACCTAATTACAGATTGTTTTGCAATCATCTGTTCATTATCAGTTTTTTCATCGTTATACTTTACAAATTTTTTCCTACTCTATTTGCTCTTCTTGTCACTTCCTCTCCCATCACTATCTGCACTGCCCTTCTTCTTGGAATCATTCTCACTTGTGGTGATAAAAAAACCCCTAAAATTGATGAGGATAGGAAGACTCAGATATTTTCTTCTCATAAGACTAGGGTTTTTCCCAATGTGGAAAGTAGAAGAAAGGTTAAAAAAATGACAGTCAGAGAAGCAGTTTCTCATGATGAAAGGGCTACTGATAATAACAAGGCAAAGGCACAAAATGATAGATATGGCTCGTATGAAAATTGTATGGCTGCAAACTCTTCAGTCAAGCAAGACAAGAGAGGGGCTTATCGTGATAAGAAGGTGACTGAAGAGAGGAAAATTCATGATTGCGGGTTTGCTAAGAAGAAAGAGGTTTCTGCAGAGGGGCTAGCTAAAGGTGTATTGAAAACAAGAGAGGATATTGGTAGTCTAACCACCTCGGACCAAAAGAATTCTGAGGGTCTTAAGTTGGAAGGTGAGAAGTCCACTTTGAACACTCGCCGTCATTCTACTTTGCGTGAAGCTTGGGATCATCTTGACCGCTATGATGCTTCTTCAAGTTCTGAATCCGATCAGGCAGAGTGTTCATCGCCAGATGCTGCTTCTATGGCTGACATCATGCCAATGCTAGATGAGCTTCACCTGCTTTTAGACTCTGAACCTCCTCAACCTGCTCTTGTATCCAAAGAAAACTCAGATGTTGCTTCCATACAGTCCTCAGATGTTGGTAGTGTGGAGGAAGAAGCCGAAAACGTGGAggatgaagatgatgaagaagtGCAGGATGAGAAAGATGACAAGACCAAATCTGTGGTATCTTGGACAGCAGATGATCAGAAGAATCTTGTGGAGCTTGGAAAATCTGAGATGGAAAGGAATCAGAGGTTGGAGAGCTTAATTGCAAGACGAAGAGCAAGAAAATTTCTAGAGAAAAATTTAATATGCTTGGATAATAACGACTCACTGCCAAGCATAGAAGATCTATCGCGCTTTCAAATAGAGATTCCATCTGTTTTTCCACCAAGACGAAACCCTTTTGATCTTCCCCATGATTTAGATGAAATTCCTCTTTCAGCTCCTCCTAGACTGGTGCCAGGACGAAACCCTTTTGATCTTCCTCTTGACCAAGCATATGAAAGTAATAGCCCTCCAATGGAGAACTTGAGCCATCAAGAGGTTGTCACAGATCCGCAAAGGGATATGTTATTAAGAAGGCATGACAGCTTCACTTCAGGAGCATCATTTCTTGGGGATCTTAGAGAAGAGAGGCGTGCCTCTAGGTTGAAGCCCTTTTTTGTTGcagagaagaaggatgaagaggagACAGATTTCAATGTCCCAAGACAATCAAGTGAAGGGAGTGATTCAACAGTGATCTCTCCAAAATCTTATACAATTCAAGATCCTCTTGCTAACCATGACACCAGTCCTGCTGAGCGAGGAAGTCAATCCTCTGAGGGTGTTGATGAGGTGGATGTCAAACAAGTAGAAAGCAAGAAAGCAAAACAAGCTGTTGATAGTCATATTACATATCCCGTCTATGATTCCAGTTCATCAGCAACTGAGAAAACCAACTGA
- the LOC103717496 gene encoding abscisic acid receptor PYL4-like, which produces MPCAPLPKSCVQHQRLSTTPGGGVTNGSNMTQGAIAGGKTVAGERCTAHAVPEEVARHHEHAVGPRQCCSAVVQAIAAPVPTVWSVVRRFDKPQVYKHFVKSCHVLVGDGDVGTLREVQVISGLPAVTSTERLEILDDESHVLSFRVVGGEHRLANYRSVTTLHAAGGGTVVVESYVVDVPAGNTTEDTQVFVDTIVKCNLQSLARTAESLARRGAADGGQTRN; this is translated from the coding sequence ATGCCTTGCGCTCCTCTTCCGAAGTCCTGCGTCCAACACCAGAGGCTCAGCACCACACCCGGCGGCGGTGTCACCAACGGAAGCAACATGACCCAGGGGGCGATTGCCGGCGGCAAGACGGTTGCGGGGGAGCGGTGCACGGCGCACGCGGTGCCGGAGGAGGTGGCGAGGCATCACGAGCACGCGGTGGGGCCGCGGCAGTGCTGCTCCGCCGTGGTACAGGCCATCGCCGCCCCCGTGCCGACGGTGTGGTCGGTGGTCCGCCGCTTCGACAAGCCCCAGGTCTACAAGCACTTCGTCAAGAGCTGCCACGTCCTCGTCGGCGACGGCGACGTCGGCACCCTCCGCGAGGTCCAGGTGATCTCCGGCCTCCCGGCGGTGACCAGCACCGAGCGCCTCGAGATCCTCGACGACGAGAGCCACGTTCTCAGCTTCCGGGTCGTCGGCGGCGAGCACAGGCTGGCGAACTACCGGTCTGTGACCACCCTCCACGCGGCCGGCGGGGGGACCGTGGTGGTGGAATCGTACGTGGTCGACGTGCCGGCGGGGAACACGACGGAGGACACGCAGGTCTTCGTGGACACCATCGTCAAGTGCAACCTCCAGTCGCTGGCTCGCACCGCCGAGAGCCTCGCCCGGCGCGGCGCCGCCGACGGTGGGCAGACTCGTAATTAA
- the LOC103717494 gene encoding protein trichome birefringence-like 33 isoform X2: MKPLSLHSMSSSFYLISLSLITFLAFLYAAGFTSILKKSFLNSKLLEYSAQVQEESISNIPKQEKDVGMPFAVGRTEEGCDVFDGRWVYDEVSRPHYGEHECRYISAQARCQAYGRPDKAYQRWRWQPHGCSLPSFNATFMLEKLRGKRMMFVGDSLARGQFTSMACLLRRASSKFAKSHKHFRSHGILRARKHNATIEFYWAPFLVESNCDNATVHKITDRIVNVHPESINKHAPNWKGVDVLIFNTYMWWIRDTNIKTLSVKWGLEYVKEMKKEDAYRLVLKRMVRWVEENIDPEKTRVFFTSLSPTHYRSIEWGGKPDGTCYNQTTPITDPTYWGSSASKSMMRVVEQVLGESKIPIIVLNITKLSAFRKDAHASIYKQQMHELMPEQLANPNSYADCTHWCLPGLQDTWNVMLYTKLFYP, translated from the exons ATGAAGCCTCTCTCCCTCCACTCCATGAGCTCTTCTTTCTACCTCATCTCCCTATCCCTCATCACGTTTCTAGCCTTCCTCTATGCCGCGGGTTTCACCTCAATCCTCAAGaaatcatttctgaactctAAATTGCTGGAATACTCGGCtcaagtacaagaagaatccATATCAAACATACCAAAACAAG AGAAGGATGTCGGCATGCCATTTGCCGTTGGGAGGACGGAGGAGGGGTGCGATGTGTTCGATGGCAGATGGGTCTACGATGAGGTCTCGAGGCCTCACTATGGTGAGCATGAATGCCGTTACATCTCGGCTCAGGCGAGGTGTCAAGCTTACGGAAGGCCCGACAAGGCGTACCAGCGTTGGAGATGGCAGCCTCATGGCTGTTCTCTTCCAAG CTTCAATGCCACTTTTATGCTCGAGAAGCTCCGAGGGAAGCGAATGATGTTCGTCGGTGACTCCTTGGCTAGGGGCCAGTTCACGTCAATGGCATGTCTTCTTCGGCGTGCCAGCTCCAAGTTTGCAAAATCCCATAAGCACTTCAGATCGCATGGCATCTTAAGAGCTCGG AAACACAATGCTACAATCGAGTTCTATTGGGCTCCATTTCTTGTCGAATCGAACTGCGACAATGCTACAGTGCACAAAATTACAGATAGAATAGTAAATGTACATCCAGAATCCATCAATAAGCATGCTCCCAATTGGAAGGGAGTTGATGTTTTGATCTTCAATACATATATGTGGTGGATAAGAGACACAAACATCAAGACATT GTCTGTCAAGTGGGGTTTGgaatatgtcaaggagatgAAGAAAGAGGATGCCTATAGACTGGTGTTGAAGAGGATGGTGAGGTGGGTGGAGGAGAACATAGATCCCGAGAAGACCAGGGTCTTCTTCACAAGCCTGTCACCTACTCATTATAG GAGTATTGAATGGGGAGGCAAGCCTGATGGTACTTGCTACAATCAAACAACTCCAATCACTGATCCAACATATTGGGGTTCCAGTGCCAGCAAAAGCATGATGCGAGTGGTCGAACAAGTTCTAGGTGAGAGTAAGATCCCCATTATTGTCCTCAACATCACCAAGCTCTCAGCATTTCGCAAGGATGCACACGCTTCGATCTATAAACAACAAATGCACGAGTTGATGCCTGAACAACTGGCCAACCCTAATAGCTATGCCGATTGCACCCACTGGTGCTTGCCGGGTCTCCAGGACACTTGGAATGTGATGTTGTACACCAAACTCTTCTATCCATAA